Proteins from a genomic interval of Nocardia sp. BMG51109:
- a CDS encoding Type 1 glutamine amidotransferase-like domain-containing protein: protein MRLFLSSYRFGAHYDRLTALIGEPGRVAVIPNACDAWPAMWQGAVTSDLSPLRRLGFRPDVLDLREYIGRTAALEKTLRDYPLLWVRGGNTYVLRAQFARSTADLVIRRLLAEDALVYAGYSAGACLLAPDLHGLEEADDPAEVRPACGVGPRWDGLGLVDRPIVPHVNSPYTDPSGAGDRLAARFRAEGVPHWALTDDDAVVVEGDRVDVLVGDPR from the coding sequence ATGCGGCTGTTCCTGTCCAGCTACCGCTTCGGTGCGCACTACGACCGGCTCACCGCGCTGATCGGCGAACCGGGCCGGGTGGCGGTGATCCCGAACGCCTGTGACGCCTGGCCCGCGATGTGGCAGGGAGCGGTGACCAGCGATCTGAGTCCCCTGCGCCGGTTGGGGTTCCGGCCCGACGTGCTCGATCTTCGCGAATACATCGGGCGCACGGCGGCGTTGGAGAAGACCCTGCGGGACTATCCGCTGCTGTGGGTGCGCGGCGGCAACACCTACGTGCTGCGCGCGCAATTCGCCCGCAGCACGGCGGATCTCGTGATTCGCCGGCTACTGGCCGAGGACGCACTGGTCTACGCCGGGTACAGCGCCGGCGCCTGCCTGCTCGCGCCGGACCTGCACGGCCTCGAGGAGGCCGACGACCCGGCCGAGGTCCGGCCCGCCTGCGGCGTCGGGCCCCGGTGGGACGGGCTGGGTTTGGTGGATCGCCCCATCGTCCCGCACGTGAATTCGCCGTACACCGACCCGTCCGGCGCCGGCGATCGCCTCGCCGCCCGCTTCCGCGCGGAGGGGGTGCCGCATTGGGCGCTCACCGACGACGATGCGGTGGTAGTCGAGGGGGATCGGGTGGACGTGCTGGTCGGCGATCCCCGATAG
- a CDS encoding maleylpyruvate isomerase family mycothiol-dependent enzyme has translation MNSPNRTELTEALSDQWDALARLTDGLPEDRWRLPSPLPGWTVFDVLAHVVGTESMLLGEPTPEADTDLRELAHIHNGIGALNEKWIRSLRPLTGAELLERFRATADRRRAALTAMSDEAWQSPSESPVGTVPYARFMQVRLFDCWMHELDIADALGLTVDEGGPRADIAFAEMVPTIGRAVVKQAQAPDGSRITLTLTGAVPRQLHIAVNGRAELVDALDGPATAALDLPSGLFARLRGGRTTADAHLGEFTVTGDTELGGRVIRNLAFTL, from the coding sequence ATGAATTCGCCGAACCGCACCGAACTCACCGAGGCCCTGTCCGACCAGTGGGACGCGCTGGCCCGCCTGACCGACGGACTGCCCGAGGACCGCTGGCGGTTACCGTCGCCGCTGCCCGGCTGGACGGTGTTCGACGTCCTCGCCCACGTCGTCGGCACCGAGAGCATGCTGCTGGGCGAGCCGACGCCGGAGGCCGACACCGATCTGCGGGAACTCGCCCACATACACAACGGAATCGGCGCGCTCAACGAGAAGTGGATCCGCTCGTTGCGCCCGCTGACGGGCGCCGAACTGCTGGAACGCTTCCGCGCGACGGCCGATCGCCGCCGGGCCGCGCTGACCGCGATGAGCGACGAGGCCTGGCAGTCACCGAGCGAATCCCCGGTCGGCACCGTGCCTTACGCCCGATTCATGCAGGTCAGGCTGTTCGACTGCTGGATGCACGAACTCGATATCGCCGACGCCCTGGGGCTCACGGTGGACGAGGGCGGCCCGCGGGCGGATATCGCCTTCGCCGAGATGGTCCCCACCATCGGTCGCGCCGTGGTCAAACAGGCCCAGGCGCCGGACGGTTCGCGGATCACCCTCACGCTCACCGGCGCCGTGCCCCGGCAGCTGCATATCGCCGTGAACGGCCGCGCCGAACTCGTCGACGCCCTGGACGGGCCCGCCACGGCGGCGCTCGACCTGCCGTCCGGGTTGTTCGCCCGGCTGCGCGGCGGCCGGACCACCGCGGACGCGCACCTCGGGGAGTTCACCGTCACGGGCGATACCGAGCTGGGCGGCCGGGTGATCCGCAACCTCGCCTTCACCCTCTGA
- a CDS encoding HIT domain-containing protein — MSGCIFCRIVAGTAPAHRVYEDETLCAFLDIRPIARGHTLVIPKPHATNLDDLDHELGARIFTLGHRLAKALRRSDLGADGANLLLNDGKSAFQTVHHVHLHVVPRRRGDLLTVARGFVLRRGPEPEAAAAAIRTGLDRLDAEERESRA, encoded by the coding sequence GTGAGTGGCTGCATCTTCTGCCGGATCGTCGCGGGCACCGCACCGGCGCACCGGGTCTACGAGGACGAGACCCTGTGCGCGTTCCTGGACATCCGGCCCATCGCCCGCGGGCACACGCTGGTGATACCCAAGCCGCACGCGACGAACCTGGACGATCTCGACCACGAGCTCGGCGCCCGTATCTTCACCCTGGGGCACCGCCTCGCGAAGGCGTTGCGCCGCAGCGATCTCGGCGCCGACGGCGCGAATCTGCTACTCAACGACGGCAAGTCGGCGTTCCAGACGGTGCATCACGTCCATCTGCACGTGGTGCCGCGCCGCCGCGGCGATCTCCTCACGGTCGCCCGGGGGTTCGTGCTGCGCCGGGGGCCCGAACCGGAGGCCGCCGCGGCCGCCATCCGCACCGGACTGGACCGGCTCGACGCCGAGGAAAGGGAATCCCGCGCATGA
- a CDS encoding Re/Si-specific NAD(P)(+) transhydrogenase subunit alpha, with product METTQSADADAPRGTSVGVVRETGAGERRVALVPKIIPVLQKLGVQVIVESGAGLGALIPDDAYVDAGATLGDPWSAEVVVKVAPPDDAEIAKLSAGQTLIGFLAPRNADNKIGALKTAGVQAFAVEAIPRISRAQAMDALSSQANVSGYKAVLLAASESTRFFPMLTTAAGTVKPATTLVLGVGVAGLQALATAKRLGSRTTGYDVRPEVADQVRSVGAQWLDLGIDAAGAGGYARELTDEEKDKQQQALEDAIKGFDVVITTALVPGRPAPRLVTAAAVEGMKPGSVIVDLAGETGGNCELTEPGETVVKHQVTIASPLNLPATMPEHASELYSKNIAALLELMVVDGKLAPDFSDQVLADSCVTREVEQAPAVAETAEPASEPEKEQS from the coding sequence GTGGAGACAACGCAAAGCGCAGACGCGGACGCGCCGCGCGGGACGTCTGTCGGAGTCGTGCGCGAAACCGGCGCCGGCGAACGACGCGTCGCGTTGGTGCCGAAGATCATTCCCGTCCTGCAGAAGCTGGGGGTGCAGGTGATCGTCGAGTCCGGGGCCGGGCTCGGCGCGCTGATCCCCGACGATGCCTACGTCGACGCGGGCGCCACCCTCGGCGATCCGTGGTCGGCGGAGGTCGTCGTGAAGGTCGCCCCGCCCGACGACGCGGAGATCGCGAAGCTGTCCGCCGGGCAGACGCTGATCGGTTTCCTGGCGCCCCGCAACGCCGACAACAAGATCGGCGCGCTGAAGACGGCGGGCGTGCAGGCGTTCGCCGTCGAGGCCATTCCGCGTATCTCCCGGGCGCAGGCGATGGACGCGTTGTCCTCGCAGGCGAATGTGTCCGGCTACAAGGCGGTTCTGCTGGCGGCCTCGGAGTCCACCCGGTTCTTCCCGATGCTGACCACGGCCGCGGGCACGGTGAAGCCGGCGACGACGCTGGTGCTCGGTGTGGGCGTGGCGGGGCTGCAGGCGCTGGCCACCGCCAAGCGGCTGGGCAGCCGCACGACCGGCTACGACGTGCGGCCGGAGGTCGCCGATCAGGTGCGGTCGGTGGGTGCGCAGTGGCTGGACCTGGGGATCGACGCCGCCGGTGCGGGCGGGTACGCCCGCGAGCTCACCGACGAGGAGAAGGATAAGCAGCAGCAGGCGCTGGAGGATGCCATCAAGGGCTTCGACGTGGTGATCACCACCGCGCTGGTGCCCGGCCGGCCCGCGCCGCGGCTGGTGACCGCCGCGGCGGTGGAGGGCATGAAGCCCGGCAGCGTGATCGTCGACCTGGCCGGTGAGACCGGCGGCAACTGCGAGCTGACCGAGCCGGGCGAGACCGTGGTCAAGCACCAGGTCACCATCGCCTCGCCGCTGAACCTGCCCGCGACGATGCCGGAGCACGCCAGCGAGCTGTACTCGAAAAACATTGCCGCGCTGCTGGAATTGATGGTGGTCGACGGCAAGCTGGCACCGGATTTCTCCGATCAGGTGCTGGCCGATTCGTGCGTCACCCGCGAGGTGGAGCAGGCTCCGGCGGTGGCCGAGACGGCCGAACCGGCGAGTGAGCCGGAGAAGGAGCAGAGCTGA
- a CDS encoding NAD(P) transhydrogenase subunit alpha → MYTELLANIAILVLSGFVGFAVISKVPNTLHTPLMSGTNAIHGIVVLGALVTLGRIEHPSVATQIILFVAVVFGTLNVIGGFVVTDRMLGMFKTKKPAAAEDSKAGK, encoded by the coding sequence ATGTATACCGAACTGCTTGCCAATATCGCGATTCTCGTGCTGTCCGGGTTCGTCGGGTTCGCCGTCATCTCGAAGGTGCCGAATACGCTGCACACCCCGCTGATGTCGGGGACCAACGCCATTCACGGCATCGTCGTGCTGGGCGCGCTGGTGACGCTGGGCCGGATCGAGCACCCGTCGGTGGCGACCCAGATCATCCTGTTCGTCGCCGTGGTCTTCGGAACCCTCAACGTCATCGGCGGTTTCGTGGTGACCGACCGGATGCTCGGCATGTTCAAGACGAAAAAGCCTGCTGCGGCGGAAGATTCGAAGGCGGGGAAGTAA
- a CDS encoding NAD(P)(+) transhydrogenase (Re/Si-specific) subunit beta, with product MDNLVNILYIVAFALFIYGLMGLTGPKTAVRGNWIAAVGMGIAVIATFISIRDTTNWIIIIAGLIVGVALGVPPAKFTKMTAMPQLVAAFNGVGGGTVALIAWSEFLNTQGFSRIHEQPTVHIVIGSLFAAIIGSVSFWGSLIAFGKLQEILPGRPIGVGKLQQPLNILLFVGAIAAAVVIGVGATGDGVSGWWMVLVLVLAAALGLMVVLPIGGADMPVVISLLNALTGLSAAAAGLALNNTAMIVAGMIVGASGSILTNLMAKAMNRSIPAIVAGGFGGGGTAPGAGGGEQKQAKATSAADVAIQMAYANQVIVVPGYGMAVAQAQHAVKEMANLLEGKGVEVKYAIHPVAGRMPGHMNVLLAEAEVSYDALKEMDEINGEFSRTDVALVIGANDVTNPAAREDSASPIYGMPVLNVDQAHNVIVLKRSMNSGFAGIDNPLFYADHTSMLFGDAKKSVGSVTEELKAL from the coding sequence ATGGACAATCTGGTCAACATCCTCTATATCGTCGCCTTCGCGCTGTTCATCTACGGCCTGATGGGCCTGACGGGCCCGAAGACGGCGGTGCGCGGCAACTGGATCGCCGCGGTCGGCATGGGTATCGCGGTGATCGCGACCTTCATCTCGATCCGGGACACGACGAACTGGATCATCATCATCGCCGGCCTGATCGTCGGTGTGGCACTGGGCGTTCCGCCGGCCAAGTTCACCAAGATGACGGCCATGCCGCAGCTGGTGGCCGCGTTCAACGGCGTCGGCGGCGGCACGGTCGCGCTGATCGCCTGGTCGGAATTCCTGAACACGCAGGGCTTTTCGCGGATTCACGAGCAGCCGACGGTGCACATCGTCATCGGCTCGCTGTTCGCGGCGATCATCGGGTCGGTGTCGTTCTGGGGTTCGCTGATCGCGTTCGGCAAGCTGCAGGAGATCCTGCCCGGCCGTCCGATCGGCGTCGGAAAACTCCAGCAGCCGTTGAACATTCTGCTGTTCGTCGGTGCGATCGCCGCAGCCGTGGTGATCGGGGTCGGCGCCACCGGTGACGGGGTGTCGGGCTGGTGGATGGTGCTGGTGCTGGTGCTGGCCGCCGCGCTCGGGCTGATGGTGGTGCTGCCGATCGGCGGCGCCGATATGCCCGTGGTCATCTCGCTGCTCAACGCGCTCACCGGATTGTCCGCCGCGGCGGCGGGTCTGGCGTTGAACAACACCGCGATGATCGTGGCCGGCATGATCGTCGGCGCGTCCGGTTCGATCCTGACCAACCTGATGGCGAAGGCGATGAACCGGTCCATCCCGGCGATCGTGGCCGGTGGATTCGGCGGCGGCGGAACGGCTCCCGGTGCCGGTGGCGGCGAGCAGAAGCAGGCCAAGGCCACCTCCGCGGCCGATGTCGCCATCCAGATGGCCTACGCCAACCAGGTCATCGTGGTGCCCGGTTACGGCATGGCCGTCGCGCAGGCCCAGCACGCGGTCAAGGAGATGGCGAACCTGTTGGAGGGCAAGGGCGTCGAGGTCAAGTACGCCATCCACCCGGTGGCCGGCCGGATGCCCGGGCATATGAACGTGCTGCTGGCCGAGGCCGAGGTCTCCTACGACGCGCTCAAGGAGATGGACGAGATCAACGGCGAGTTCTCGCGCACCGACGTGGCCCTGGTGATCGGCGCCAACGACGTCACCAATCCGGCCGCGCGCGAGGATTCCGCCAGCCCGATCTACGGCATGCCGGTGCTCAATGTCGATCAGGCGCACAATGTGATCGTGCTGAAGCGGTCGATGAACAGTGGTTTCGCCGGTATCGACAACCCGCTGTTCTACGCCGACCACACCTCGATGCTGTTCGGGGACGCCAAGAAGTCCGTCGGATCGGTCACCGAGGAACTCAAGGCGCTGTAG
- a CDS encoding oxidoreductase — protein MDLELTGKTALVTGASRGIGLAVARALTDEGVRVVGAARSITPELEKASVAAVSADLGTAEGVETAVRTALDELGGIDILVNNVGGGDADRMRLGGFQDITDEQWRNMLDLNLFSAVRATRAALPSLLERRGAIVNVSSINAHLPGPGPTGYSEAKAALTALGKRLSEEFGPRGVRVNTVSPGVVGTPLWRDPRGFGAKVAEAAGVSHETLLANIAEQFGAASGRISEPEEVAAVIAFLASPRAANIVGSDYVIDGGTLKTA, from the coding sequence ATGGATCTCGAACTGACCGGCAAGACGGCATTGGTGACCGGCGCGAGCCGCGGCATCGGACTGGCCGTCGCGCGGGCGCTGACCGACGAGGGCGTGCGCGTGGTCGGCGCCGCGCGCTCGATTACACCCGAACTCGAAAAGGCGAGCGTAGCAGCGGTTTCCGCCGATCTGGGCACGGCCGAGGGCGTCGAAACGGCGGTCCGGACGGCACTGGACGAACTCGGCGGCATAGATATCCTGGTCAACAATGTCGGCGGCGGCGACGCGGATCGCATGCGGCTCGGCGGATTCCAGGACATCACCGACGAGCAGTGGCGAAACATGCTCGACCTCAACCTGTTCAGCGCGGTCCGGGCGACCAGGGCCGCGCTGCCGAGTCTGCTGGAACGGCGCGGCGCGATCGTGAACGTCTCCTCGATCAACGCGCATCTACCGGGACCTGGGCCGACCGGCTACAGCGAGGCCAAGGCGGCCCTCACCGCGCTCGGCAAGCGGCTCAGCGAGGAGTTCGGGCCGCGCGGCGTTCGGGTCAACACGGTATCGCCGGGTGTGGTCGGCACCCCGCTGTGGCGCGACCCGCGCGGTTTCGGCGCCAAAGTCGCCGAGGCAGCGGGTGTTTCGCACGAGACGCTGCTGGCGAACATCGCCGAGCAGTTCGGCGCCGCCTCCGGCCGGATCTCCGAGCCCGAGGAGGTCGCGGCGGTGATCGCCTTCCTCGCCTCGCCCAGGGCCGCCAATATCGTCGGCTCCGACTACGTCATCGACGGCGGCACGCTGAAGACCGCATGA
- a CDS encoding TetR/AcrR family transcriptional regulator, with protein MARPRNFEPDTVIDLAMQAFWTHGYANTSPAQLAECTGIGKGSLYNTFGSKRELFDRVLQRYDRMGTELVTEFMSRPGDTRECVRTYLRYIVDTDAAQPVRRGCLAVNTATEFAAEDADITRAVQAMQEHIVAALTARIDQGHRDGDVDRAADPRATAEFLMNTIVGLRVMAKTYDTPELHRIIDTALNAL; from the coding sequence ATGGCCAGGCCGCGCAATTTCGAACCCGACACGGTGATCGATCTTGCGATGCAGGCCTTCTGGACCCACGGATACGCCAACACCTCACCGGCCCAACTGGCCGAGTGCACCGGAATCGGAAAGGGCAGCCTCTACAACACCTTCGGCAGCAAACGCGAGCTGTTCGATCGCGTCCTGCAGCGCTACGACCGGATGGGGACGGAGCTGGTCACGGAATTCATGTCCCGGCCCGGCGACACCCGCGAGTGCGTGCGCACCTATCTGCGCTACATCGTGGATACCGATGCGGCCCAGCCGGTTCGGCGCGGTTGCCTGGCTGTGAACACCGCGACGGAATTCGCCGCGGAGGATGCCGACATCACCCGCGCCGTACAGGCCATGCAGGAGCACATCGTCGCCGCGCTGACGGCTCGCATCGACCAGGGCCACCGCGACGGTGACGTGGACCGCGCCGCCGACCCGCGGGCCACGGCGGAATTCCTGATGAACACCATCGTCGGCCTGCGCGTCATGGCCAAGACCTACGACACCCCCGAGCTGCACCGAATCATCGATACCGCACTGAACGCCCTCTAG
- a CDS encoding MFS transporter, whose product MAASMLAPPIRMARAAVFAVFGLNGFLAAMWVVHIPAITERTGVSHAMLGMLILLMAGSGIVGMQAAGPLADRFGSRALVAGAACWLSLAVLGPGSATGPVPLALALAVFGFGNGALDVSMNAQAVQVEREYPRPIMSAFHALFSCGGLLGSLAGAAALRSGWDIRVTLAAAAVLGLVVAALCAPRLLPHTRPARSVGTENADSPAGGARTAGAQNPGDRPTDAQAAGGQCPGAQGGIPVSEGRDKGSASRRVMALAAISFALLMTEGVANDWSALQLREHLGADQATAALAFGAFSTTMTIGRFAADRVSGRFGPVAVVRWGSVLAAAGLILVIASPWLAPSLFGWALMGIGLSGGVPQIFSAAGNIGTANAATDMSRVFGLGYLGFLAGPSVIGWLSKPTSLTVALLFPLVLVLLTAYFARIVADDRPAVTRSSS is encoded by the coding sequence ATGGCTGCTTCGATGCTTGCTCCCCCGATCCGGATGGCGCGGGCCGCGGTCTTCGCGGTGTTCGGGCTCAACGGGTTTCTGGCCGCCATGTGGGTCGTGCACATCCCGGCCATCACCGAGCGCACCGGTGTGTCCCACGCGATGCTGGGCATGCTGATCCTGCTCATGGCCGGCAGCGGCATCGTGGGGATGCAGGCCGCCGGTCCGCTGGCCGACCGTTTCGGCAGCCGTGCGCTGGTGGCCGGCGCGGCCTGCTGGCTGTCGCTCGCGGTCCTCGGCCCCGGGTCCGCGACCGGCCCGGTGCCGCTGGCCCTGGCGCTGGCGGTCTTCGGATTCGGCAACGGCGCGCTGGACGTCTCGATGAACGCCCAGGCGGTGCAGGTGGAACGGGAGTACCCGCGCCCGATCATGTCCGCGTTCCACGCACTGTTCTCCTGCGGCGGCCTGCTCGGGTCGCTCGCGGGCGCGGCGGCACTGCGCAGCGGCTGGGATATCCGGGTAACCCTCGCGGCCGCGGCCGTCCTCGGCCTGGTCGTCGCGGCCCTGTGCGCACCCCGCTTGCTGCCACATACCCGGCCCGCGCGCTCCGTAGGCACGGAGAACGCAGACTCACCGGCCGGCGGCGCACGGACGGCGGGCGCGCAGAACCCCGGTGACCGGCCCACCGACGCACAAGCCGCGGGCGGGCAGTGCCCCGGTGCGCAGGGCGGAATACCGGTGTCCGAGGGGCGGGACAAGGGATCGGCGTCGCGGCGGGTGATGGCGTTGGCGGCGATCTCGTTCGCGCTGTTGATGACCGAGGGGGTGGCCAACGACTGGAGTGCGCTGCAGCTGCGGGAGCATCTGGGTGCGGACCAGGCGACGGCCGCCCTGGCGTTCGGCGCGTTCTCCACCACGATGACTATCGGGCGGTTCGCCGCGGACCGGGTCAGCGGGCGCTTCGGCCCGGTCGCGGTCGTGCGCTGGGGGTCGGTGCTCGCCGCCGCCGGGCTGATTCTGGTCATCGCCTCGCCGTGGCTGGCCCCGTCGCTGTTCGGCTGGGCGCTGATGGGTATCGGCCTCTCCGGTGGTGTTCCCCAGATCTTCAGCGCCGCGGGCAATATCGGCACCGCCAACGCCGCGACCGATATGTCCCGGGTGTTCGGCCTGGGATACCTCGGCTTCCTCGCCGGTCCGTCGGTCATCGGATGGTTGTCCAAGCCCACCTCGCTGACGGTCGCCCTGCTCTTCCCGCTCGTCCTGGTCCTGCTGACCGCCTACTTCGCGAGGATCGTGGCCGACGACCGCCCGGCCGTCACCCGCTCGAGTTCTTGA
- a CDS encoding AraC family transcriptional regulator — translation MDPLESLLESPRARGAFVMRTLLDPPWSLRIRDESPLTVVAVVRGSGWIVPDPNGGAPPEPGQPSPVSSGGADSPRRLREGDVAIIRGPGHYTVADDPATAPQVYIDPGQVTTTAAGEVLCETWSLGVRSWGTDPDAATMLVTGSYEHESATGHRLLRALPPLIVLPRAELDSPVLDLLVEESAKDRPAQGAMLDRLLDLLLIATLRAWFARNDAPPWYRAHADPLVGKALRLLQNNPAHPWTVTALAAETGMSRAALARRFTGLVGEPPMAFLADWRLSLAADLLHGSDATVESIAHRVGYGSAFALSTAFKRHFGLSPREHRRRSTPPAAESSVPRAFSGW, via the coding sequence GTGGATCCGCTGGAAAGCCTGCTCGAGAGTCCGCGGGCGCGCGGGGCCTTCGTCATGCGCACGCTGCTGGATCCCCCGTGGTCGCTGCGCATCCGCGACGAGTCACCGCTGACGGTGGTCGCGGTGGTGCGCGGCAGCGGCTGGATCGTTCCCGACCCGAATGGTGGCGCGCCGCCGGAGCCCGGGCAACCGTCCCCGGTTTCGTCGGGTGGCGCGGATTCGCCCCGGCGGCTGCGCGAGGGCGATGTGGCGATCATTCGCGGGCCCGGCCACTACACCGTCGCCGACGACCCGGCGACCGCGCCGCAGGTGTACATCGACCCCGGCCAGGTGACCACCACGGCGGCGGGCGAGGTGCTCTGCGAGACATGGAGTCTGGGCGTGCGCAGCTGGGGCACCGACCCGGACGCCGCCACCATGCTGGTCACCGGCAGCTACGAGCACGAGAGCGCCACCGGCCACCGCCTGCTGCGGGCGCTGCCCCCGCTGATCGTGCTGCCGCGCGCCGAACTGGACAGCCCGGTGCTGGACCTGCTGGTCGAGGAGAGCGCCAAGGATCGTCCCGCGCAGGGCGCCATGCTCGACCGCCTGCTGGATCTGCTGCTCATCGCGACTCTGCGCGCCTGGTTCGCCCGCAACGACGCCCCGCCCTGGTACCGCGCCCACGCCGATCCGCTGGTCGGCAAGGCCCTGCGCCTGCTGCAGAACAATCCGGCCCACCCGTGGACGGTGACCGCGCTCGCCGCCGAGACCGGGATGTCGCGGGCGGCGCTGGCCCGGCGCTTCACCGGCCTGGTCGGCGAGCCTCCGATGGCCTTCCTCGCCGACTGGCGCCTGTCCCTGGCCGCCGACCTCCTGCACGGCTCCGACGCCACCGTCGAATCCATTGCCCACCGGGTCGGATACGGCAGCGCCTTCGCCCTGAGCACCGCCTTCAAGCGCCACTTCGGGCTGAGCCCGCGTGAACATCGACGGAGGTCGACGCCGCCAGCGGCGGAAAGCAGTGTGCCCCGGGCTTTTTCCGGGTGGTGA
- a CDS encoding thioesterase family protein, translating to MPTRWADNDHYGHVNNVTYYSYFDTAVNGWLMHATGTDIRDLPAIGVVAQTSCQFLGSLSFPDKVQVGLRVSRLGRTSITYDLAVFRESGDALELAATGTFVHVYVDEQTRKPIEIPDVIRSAATALVTE from the coding sequence ATGCCCACCCGGTGGGCGGACAACGACCACTACGGGCACGTCAACAACGTGACCTACTACTCGTACTTCGACACCGCGGTGAACGGCTGGCTGATGCACGCCACCGGGACCGATATCCGGGACCTGCCCGCCATCGGCGTCGTCGCGCAGACCTCCTGCCAGTTCCTCGGCTCGCTCAGCTTCCCCGACAAGGTGCAGGTCGGCCTGCGCGTCTCCCGGCTCGGCCGCACCAGCATCACCTACGATCTGGCCGTGTTCCGCGAGTCCGGCGACGCGCTGGAACTCGCGGCCACCGGCACCTTCGTGCACGTCTACGTCGACGAGCAGACCCGCAAGCCGATCGAGATCCCGGACGTGATCCGCAGCGCCGCAACGGCTCTGGTCACCGAATGA